From the genome of Oscillospiraceae bacterium:
CAAATTTTTCTGCTCGGTCCGGGGGCCATTCCGGGGCGGGCAGTGTACCGCGGCATGGAAGAGCTCGCTCCCGGGTACTGCCTGAAGTACAGCGTGAAAGACGGCCCCCAAGTGCACCGCTGGTGGAAGCTGCACGCGACGGAACATACCGAAAACGAGGAAGAGAGCATTGCGCATGTGCGTGCCCTGCTGACCGACAGCATCCGCCGGCAGCTGGTTTCAGATGTGCCGCTGTGCACGCTGCTTTCCGGCGGGTTGGATAGCTCGATTATTTCCGCTGTTGCCGCGAGGGAGTACCGCCGGCAGGGCAGGCAGTTGCATACCTATTCTGTGGATTATGTGGATAATGATAAGGATTTTCAACGTAATTCCTTTCAGCCCGCCCCAGACAGCGAGTATGTGGGCGACATGGTGCAGGCCATCGGGTCACGCCATCACAATATTGTCTTGGGCAATGCTGCCCAGGCCGATGCCCTGCTAGACGCCGTGCGTGCCCGCGATTACCCCGGTATGGCCGATATTGATTCTTCCTTGCTGCTGTTCTGCCGAAAAATTAAGCCGGACTTTACCGTGGGCCTTTCCGGCGAGTGTGCCGATGAGATTTTCGGCGGTTATCCGTGGTACCACCGGGAAGAAATTCTGTTTGAAGATACGTTCCCGTGGTCCCGCTCGGTCAACCTGCGCAAAAGCATCTTGCAGCCGGATGTGCTCAAAGGCGACAGCGCAGAGTACGTGCACGCAGAGTATCTGAAAACCGTGAATGATACCGAAAAGCTGCCCGGCGAAAGCAAAAAAGAGGCGCGTATGCGCGAGATGTTCCGGCTCAACACCGACTGGTTTATGCAGACGCTCTTGACCCGCAAAGACCGCATGTCCATGTACAGCGGGGTTGAAATGCGTGTACCTTTCTGTGACCACCGGTTGGTGGAGTACACGTACAATCTGCCGTGGGAGCTGAAAAGCCTGCACGGGCGGGAAAAAGGAATCCTGCGCGAAGCGTTCAGCGATATTTTGCCAGAACGTATTGCGTGGCGGAAAAAGAGTCCCTATCCGCGTACTTTCAGCCCGGCATACGCTAAGCGGGTGATGGAGCTGTTCCGCGGGGCAATGGAGGCGGGCAGTCCGCTTTTGGAGATGCTCAATTTTGGCCGTCTGCGCGAGCTTGCTGACCACCCCGACCGTCTTTCAGAGCCGTGGTACGGCCAGCTCATGCGTGTGCCGCAGATTTTTGCGTATCTTTTGCAGATTCACTGGTGGATGACCGAAAATCATGTGCGCCTTGTGTAAAGCATATCTATAAAGAAATTCTATAGAAAGCGGCAGGGCTCCTTTTGGGGGCTCTGCCGCTTTTTCTCCTTTTTCTTTCTTCCAAAATTCACTTTTATAAATCGCCACAAGAGTTATTTCTTGTCGGACTATAGCATGAAGACGGCTGTTGTTGATAGGGAATCTGTACTTTCTTCACATCTGGTACAGCGCAACCATCAGCGGCATGGTGACCATGCACAGCAGTGTTGTGACAACGTTGATTGCACCGGCGTAGTCCGCGTCTTTGCCGTACACCTGCGCCATCTGCGTAATTGTAGAGGCCGAGGGCGTAATGGTCGCCAGCAGCGTGACCAGCAGAATGCGCTTTCCGTTTTCCGCTAAAGAGGCAATACCAC
Proteins encoded in this window:
- the asnB gene encoding asparagine synthase (glutamine-hydrolyzing), which codes for MCGIAGWIDDQVYMPDQQTVLDAMSRTLERRGPDDSGQYIEPGVSLLHRRLAVVDPENGHQPMTAKTAAETYTLVYNGELYNTEELRKELQTLGCAFATHSDTEVLLQAYITWGAACLKKLNGIFAFAVWEKNGRSLFAARDRMGVKPFYYYPYANGLVFGSEIKALLANPAVEPVVDSDGLNQIFLLGPGAIPGRAVYRGMEELAPGYCLKYSVKDGPQVHRWWKLHATEHTENEEESIAHVRALLTDSIRRQLVSDVPLCTLLSGGLDSSIISAVAAREYRRQGRQLHTYSVDYVDNDKDFQRNSFQPAPDSEYVGDMVQAIGSRHHNIVLGNAAQADALLDAVRARDYPGMADIDSSLLLFCRKIKPDFTVGLSGECADEIFGGYPWYHREEILFEDTFPWSRSVNLRKSILQPDVLKGDSAEYVHAEYLKTVNDTEKLPGESKKEARMREMFRLNTDWFMQTLLTRKDRMSMYSGVEMRVPFCDHRLVEYTYNLPWELKSLHGREKGILREAFSDILPERIAWRKKSPYPRTFSPAYAKRVMELFRGAMEAGSPLLEMLNFGRLRELADHPDRLSEPWYGQLMRVPQIFAYLLQIHWWMTENHVRLV